TGAGTCGTGGATGTAGAGGCGCCGAAAGTaaatgttgttgtggttgttgtattacattttgttattgttgttgttgttgaaccTGTGCCAAATGAAAATCCACTAATTGATTGAGACGTTGCTGGTGTTATGCTATTACCGAAAGAAAAGCCTCCAGTCGCAGGTTTACCACTCAATGACGCATTAGAGTTGGATTGTTTTTCAGATTCACCTCCAATAGCACTGACAGAAGTAGTTACTGGTGCGGCAAAGCTGAATTTGACAGCTGGTGATGATGTCACCGTAGATGTAGCAGTGGTTGCGGGCACGCCAAATTGGAAGTTCGGTTTGGTATTAATATCATTGTTTTCTGTAGCGGTACTTCCGCCAAACTTAAAATCGTTTATGTTTGATTCAGTTATTGGCTTTTTAGAATTATTTCCGTTATCTGCGACATCCTTGTTTTCGGTGTTTTTGCTAGAAACATCTTTTTCACTTGTGACAGGAGTAGGTTTTATGCCAAATATGAAGTCACTGCCTAAAGATGATGCCTGGCTTGTAGCCTGTGTGTTTCCCAACGCTGAACTTTTTATATTGCCTTCTTCAGTCTTTTGATTTGATCCGGCTACGGATGTTAATACTGCACCGGAATCTGAAGTTGTTCCATTTACACTGGCCCCAAAGccaaaggtgaattttgatgaTGCGGCTGAGCCGAATGTAAACTTAGGACCATTGTCAGGAAAGTCTGACGTTGTTGTACCTGGTTTTGCTTGTTCACAACAAACGCATTTATTGCGAGCGGCATCATTTCGCGTCATGCAAGCATCACATTCCCACTTAGCTGACATTTGAGATACCGCAAGTGATTTGAAACCAGAATCCGGTTGACCAGTTGATTGACCGGGAGACTTGCTGTCAACATTACTGAAACCAAATTTATATGTTGTGTTTATAGTGTTTGTTGTAGAGCAAGTTTTACTGTTATCCTCGCTTCCGCTGCCTGGTTTCTTTGTTTGACAAGCAATACATTCACTGCAATCAGATTTGTTGTTTATAAGGCAAGTTGGGCATTCCCATGAGTTGGCTTTCGGTTTAAATGCTTCACCAAATGAATTAGACTGCCACTTACTTGAGTTTAAGTTGGTGGACTCTGCCACTCCTTTACGCACAGTCTCACATGCGACACATTTATCGGATTGCTTTTTATTCCGTATCATACAAACGTCGCACTCCCACTCATCCAAAGGTTTTTTGAATTGAGCGCTCAAGGTTAAAGAGCTATCAGTTAGAGGTGCTTTAGAAACAGCTGTGAGCGTTGGTGTAAACATTGTTCCTTTTGTGCGAAAAGTTTCACAAGCTACACATTTATCTATATCACTCTCATTCCGAATCAAACACGTGTTGCATTCCCACTTATTGTTTGAAGCTTTTTTGAACTGATCGCCAAAACCACTTGTGGTTTCATTGCCATCAGATCTTGAACTTGATATAATTTCTTTTGTAGTTGATGGCAAAACGAAAGGTTTTTTCAGGGCATCAAGCACACTACCGCTTTTCAGTTGTGATACTACAGTTTCACCACTTTGCACTTCACTTTGTAGTTTCCCTTGTTCATTGTTTTCAAAGTTTACAGCACTTGGCGGActaaatgtgtattttttaataactgtaTTCAAGTTTTGTTTTGGCGAAACTTGCGAATCAAAACATTCGAAAGTTAGTGGtgctgaaaatttgaaattcattttaattcctGTAGTGTACGAATTGCCATCCTTTATAAATGATTTGGACTCCGTTATGTGATTGGTACGTTTTGCAGGGTCAATTTTGTCACTAGCTGCACTAAATTTGAATGGAGCTGTATTAATGTTTCTGCTGGCTTCGGCTGGACTACTTTCGATTGCCATTTTCGATTTGGGCAAGGTATTGGGATTTTTTAAGTCGGACTTAGTGCTATCGAGAGGCATAGCTGTTTGAGCCTTTGGTAGAGCTATGTCAAACTTTGGCACCGATTGCATAAGCGGAAACGCTATATTGGGCAAATTGACTGCAGGTGGAGTTTCGTCTGCTTCAAAATTTGCAGCGTTCTTCGAGGCAGTAACACGACCGGATGCCCGaactttgctttttattttatttgtgtgttgctgctgttgctgtagaACTTGTGACGTCTCCTTATCGATAGAGTTGTTCTTGTTTGCTATGGGTAGCTTATATTCACCGCTCCTGACAATTGCGCGTGAGGCACTATCATTGCTTTGCATTGTTATTTGTCGTGAACGTTCGGTGGTGCTTTGCATCTTTTTCATTTGCAATAACTGGGACATCGACGGTACTTGCAATTCCTTTACAGGTGGGGGTATAGTTGTGTTCTTGATTGTTGGCTGCAAAGTGACAGCCGGTCGCGAGTAAGGTGTGCGAACTTGAGAAAGACGCATTGCCCGTGACGCTTGTAGATCAGTTTCATTTAAACGCGTTTTAGCTTGTGGAAGAATTTGTAAATTCGCCTTGACGCTCGTATTGGCCATCTTCTTGGCTTCACTTAAGGGTGTGGCAAAGTCATTTATCAAGTCTAATATTCGTTTAGCTGTACTGGAAATTGCCGAAGGGTTTTCTAGACCATTACTGTTCAGACCGCTTAATGCATTAGACCCGCCAGTATTTGCAATAAGCGAATTATTCGAAGAGGATAGTGTCGATAAACTCGAAGTGGGGCGTATTACAGTTGgtataatattacaaattctGTTCGACCCTGCACCAGAATTATATTTCTTGTAGGCTGCTGCGCCTCCATATGTAGTTTTTCCCTTGTAGAAAGGTGAGAATGTATTTAGCAATCTACTATCGCTTAAAGCCGACGTACTGCCATATATAGAAGCATTGAATTGGCGTCTATTTAGAGAAGTCAAAGATAAAGTAGAATTGTTTATAACATTAGCCGATTCGGCAGTGTTTATTCCGCCAGAAAAAAGCGATTTGCGGCCTTCTAaatgagaataaaaatttatgccATTTCCAAACGAAGAAGTTCGACTCTTAGTTCCGTTTTGACTATTTATATTGGACATATTAAATAAACCAGTTTTACGTTGCCCTAAATTTGTGATATTAGGCAACTCAGAATTATTGCCAATGCAGTCTTCACCACTTTCGGAAGATGATTCGGCATCAGCATTGCTCTCCTCAGGTATTTCTAAGCCATTCAACTTTTGCTTCTTACTGCTTACCACTGTCGATGTATTCCCATTTAAATTACGGCGCTCTTTCCTATCCGAATATGTTAATGGTTGCTTGTCTCGATTGAATGTTTCTATTTCAGTTATAGTTGTTGAAGTGTTCGCTGACGGAATGTCTGATCCCAGTTTCTTAGAATCCAAAGTACCACAAAGGGATTGgcgtttaaaatttgaaaactcCATTGACATATCACGTTCTTTAGCTGCCAGAGAAGTTGAGGGCAGATGCAACGTTCTTCTTGAGCTGTAAAAATATA
The sequence above is drawn from the Bactrocera oleae isolate idBacOlea1 chromosome 5, idBacOlea1, whole genome shotgun sequence genome and encodes:
- the Nup153 gene encoding nuclear pore complex protein Nup153 isoform X2; this translates as MSAEYEGSRSATQRKGIMQKAKKNDSSNNDDDTLEDLAGSANNSIIGKVKSRVSSIIPSSFSKWFSPSSRNNDSLNGSINIGTARRRRRLEIEDDEEYDDDDDRDTNENDSLSRRDYKENLGHTDKVNKDSDEDDTDNNSEEDFPKARTLRSAKSEFVNEPPSKRSRISFDVSSVHHQPLIASTPAVGNNYRTIISHSIDNVLSKPTPSYVTSNFIEANVNSNVNTQQTASSSFSTTYIPEVKPQDALTNRMNINEKQLDNVTGISSRRTLHLPSTSLAAKERDMSMEFSNFKRQSLCGTLDSKKLGSDIPSANTSTTITEIETFNRDKQPLTYSDRKERRNLNGNTSTVVSSKKQKLNGLEIPEESNADAESSSESGEDCIGNNSELPNITNLGQRKTGLFNMSNINSQNGTKSRTSSFGNGINFYSHLEGRKSLFSGGINTAESANVINNSTLSLTSLNRRQFNASIYGSTSALSDSRLLNTFSPFYKGKTTYGGAAAYKKYNSGAGSNRICNIIPTVIRPTSSLSTLSSSNNSLIANTGGSNALSGLNSNGLENPSAISSTAKRILDLINDFATPLSEAKKMANTSVKANLQILPQAKTRLNETDLQASRAMRLSQVRTPYSRPAVTLQPTIKNTTIPPPVKELQVPSMSQLLQMKKMQSTTERSRQITMQSNDSASRAIVRSGEYKLPIANKNNSIDKETSQVLQQQQQHTNKIKSKVRASGRVTASKNAANFEADETPPAVNLPNIAFPLMQSVPKFDIALPKAQTAMPLDSTKSDLKNPNTLPKSKMAIESSPAEASRNINTAPFKFSAASDKIDPAKRTNHITESKSFIKDGNSYTTGIKMNFKFSAPLTFECFDSQVSPKQNLNTVIKKYTFSPPSAVNFENNEQGKLQSEVQSGETVVSQLKSGSVLDALKKPFVLPSTTKEIISSSRSDGNETTSGFGDQFKKASNNKWECNTCLIRNESDIDKCVACETFRTKGTMFTPTLTAVSKAPLTDSSLTLSAQFKKPLDEWECDVCMIRNKKQSDKCVACETVRKGVAESTNLNSSKWQSNSFGEAFKPKANSWECPTCLINNKSDCSECIACQTKKPGSGSEDNSKTCSTTNTINTTYKFGFSNVDSKSPGQSTGQPDSGFKSLAVSQMSAKWECDACMTRNDAARNKCVCCEQAKPGTTTSDFPDNGPKFTFGSAASSKFTFGFGASVNGTTSDSGAVLTSVAGSNQKTEEGNIKSSALGNTQATSQASSLGSDFIFGIKPTPVTSEKDVSSKNTENKDVADNGNNSKKPITESNINDFKFGGSTATENNDINTKPNFQFGVPATTATSTVTSSPAVKFSFAAPVTTSVSAIGGESEKQSNSNASLSGKPATGGFSFGNSITPATSQSISGFSFGTGSTTTTITKCNTTTTTTFTFGASTSTTQTGQSSATTTTSMSTATVKPMFSFGSNTTSTTPATKSPAPSSITSTSTTTTTLSAFSKPTVGFSFGSGASGSATVSTAAKAIFGNFSSPTTVSGDSVAITSAPSTAHSTLSNVSKNVFGTFGESSLSAKTTTTSATPTPSSTAASSANPFGSISQNVASTISSESKPIASATMIFGSAGSGNSNNKPTAGAIQAPIAPFVFGSSTSNAITQGTSSNTTTSGNIVAPATGWPKSGFAFGASSINSGSQNANETSKPVFGSFAPAAASSTTGTSGSMFGNLASSGTAAGANPTFGSAAANGSTVSPSIMFGANSSNPTSTTHTTQNLFGNVSAAPPSAFGAPPTFGNTGNNTSNSTPTFGTASSATFGSFGSTASNASGDGASAAKKSEPAFNFVGNSSQIVSSSGFSFGMQNAASAPVKPAFNFTASSTPAFNFTGSSSDASTFSDKRPGCYAGSAKDPSTGKTTPTTVEQFINADAINGVDQHQNKLTGQIQWSRQRNSQDKDKSNNKIPAITQKGENKATKIKYNDYTVSSNFINTSKCNDNNKVESSTPSLVTNVKMVDGVRSDYDISRMKVNKYKYIRKIDVNDTQSSCNVASITGQNNAITGNPLELHKVGHFHEIPSHQVSGKRLVKRSIRIQQKFNRSKQEYSAPNESYVKIDSHLMRNQYRKVNFKSVGLVRRSIVTTSPGISSDSSLPSSPSSSPMQPAVFNQCSVMRCWQDNSELNTMQNELLESLPMVNERLNTGRKACNSFIITKSNRATVATDVNDEC
- the Nup153 gene encoding nuclear pore complex protein Nup153 isoform X1: MSAEYEGSRSATQRKGIMQKAKKNDSSNNDDDTLEDLAGSANNSIIGKVKSRVSSIIPSSFSKWFSPSSRNNDSLNGSINIGTARRRRRLEIEDDEEYDDDDDRDTNENDSLSRRDYKENLGHTDKVNKDSDEDDTDNNSEEDFPKARTLRSAKSEFVNEPPSKRSRISFDVSSVHHQPLIASTPAVGNNYRTIISHSIDNVLSKPTPSYVTSNFIEANVNSNVNTQQTASSSFSTTYIPEVKPQDALTNRMNINEKQLDNVTGISSRRTLHLPSTSLAAKERDMSMEFSNFKRQSLCGTLDSKKLGSDIPSANTSTTITEIETFNRDKQPLTYSDRKERRNLNGNTSTVVSSKKQKLNGLEIPEESNADAESSSESGEDCIGNNSELPNITNLGQRKTGLFNMSNINSQNGTKSRTSSFGNGINFYSHLEGRKSLFSGGINTAESANVINNSTLSLTSLNRRQFNASIYGSTSALSDSRLLNTFSPFYKGKTTYGGAAAYKKYNSGAGSNRICNIIPTVIRPTSSLSTLSSSNNSLIANTGGSNALSGLNSNGLENPSAISSTAKRILDLINDFATPLSEAKKMANTSVKANLQILPQAKTRLNETDLQASRAMRLSQVRTPYSRPAVTLQPTIKNTTIPPPVKELQVPSMSQLLQMKKMQSTTERSRQITMQSNDSASRAIVRSGEYKLPIANKNNSIDKETSQVLQQQQQHTNKIKSKVRASGRVTASKNAANFEADETPPAVNLPNIAFPLMQSVPKFDIALPKAQTAMPLDSTKSDLKNPNTLPKSKMAIESSPAEASRNINTAPFKFSAASDKIDPAKRTNHITESKSFIKDGNSYTTGIKMNFKFSAPLTFECFDSQVSPKQNLNTVIKKYTFSPPSAVNFENNEQGKLQSEVQSGETVVSQLKSGSVLDALKKPFVLPSTTKEIISSSRSDGNETTSGFGDQFKKASNNKWECNTCLIRNESDIDKCVACETFRTKGTMFTPTLTAVSKAPLTDSSLTLSAQFKKPLDEWECDVCMIRNKKQSDKCVACETVRKGVAESTNLNSSKWQSNSFGEAFKPKANSWECPTCLINNKSDCSECIACQTKKPGSGSEDNSKTCSTTNTINTTYKFGFSNVDSKSPGQSTGQPDSGFKSLAVSQMSAKWECDACMTRNDAARNKCVCCEQAKPGTTTSDFPDNGPKFTFGSAASSKFTFGFGASVNGTTSDSGAVLTSVAGSNQKTEEGNIKSSALGNTQATSQASSLGSDFIFGIKPTPVTSEKDVSSKNTENKDVADNGNNSKKPITESNINDFKFGGSTATENNDINTKPNFQFGVPATTATSTVTSSPAVKFSFAAPVTTSVSAIGGESEKQSNSNASLSGKPATGGFSFGNSITPATSQSISGFSFGTGSTTTTITKCNTTTTTTFTFGASTSTTQTGQSSATTTTSMSTATVKPMFSFGSNTTSTTPATKSPAPSSITSTSTTTTTLSAFSKPTVGFSFGSGASGSATVSTAAKAIFGNFSSPTTVSGDSVAITSAPSTAHSTLSNVSKNVFGTFGESSLSAKTTTTSATPTPSSTAASSANPFGSISQNVASTISSESKPIASATMIFGSAGSGNSNNKPTAGAIQAPIAPFVFGSSTSNAITQGTSSNTTTSGNIVAPATGWPKSGFAFGASSINSGSQNANETSKPVFGSFAPAAASSTTGTSGSMFGNLASSGTAAGANPTFGSAAANGSTVSPSIMFGANSSNPTSTTHTTQNLFGNVSAAPPSAFGAPPTFGNTGNNTSNSTPTFGTASSATFGSFGSTASNASGDGASAAKKSEPAFNFVGNSSQIVSSSGFSFGMQNAASAPVKPAFNFTASSTPAFNFTGSSSDAAKPFQFGATPPAPVFNFNSGSVEASTFSDKRPGCYAGSAKDPSTGKTTPTTVEQFINADAINGVDQHQNKLTGQIQWSRQRNSQDKDKSNNKIPAITQKGENKATKIKYNDYTVSSNFINTSKCNDNNKVESSTPSLVTNVKMVDGVRSDYDISRMKVNKYKYIRKIDVNDTQSSCNVASITGQNNAITGNPLELHKVGHFHEIPSHQVSGKRLVKRSIRIQQKFNRSKQEYSAPNESYVKIDSHLMRNQYRKVNFKSVGLVRRSIVTTSPGISSDSSLPSSPSSSPMQPAVFNQCSVMRCWQDNSELNTMQNELLESLPMVNERLNTGRKACNSFIITKSNRATVATDVNDEC
- the Nup153 gene encoding nuclear pore complex protein Nup153 isoform X4; the encoded protein is MSAEYEGSRSATQRKGIMQKAKKNDSSNNDDDTLEDLAGSANNSIIGKVKSRVSSIIPSSFSKWFSPSSRNNDSLNGSINIGTARRRRRLEIEDDEEYDDDDDRDTNENDSLSRRDYKENLGHTDKVNKDSDEDDTDNNSEEDFPKARTLRSAKSEFVNEPPSKRSRISFDVSSVHHQPLIASTPAVGNNYRTIISHSIDNVLSKPTPSYVTSNFIEANVNSNVNTQQTASSSFSTTYIPEVKPQDALTNRMNINEKQLDNVTGISSRRTLHLPSTSLAAKERDMSMEFSNFKRQSLCGTLDSKKLGSDIPSANTSTTITEIETFNRDKQPLTYSDRKERRNLNGNTSTVVSSKKQKLNGLEIPEESNADAESSSESGEDCIGNNSELPNITNLGQRKTGLFNMSNINSQNGTKSRTSSFGNGINFYSHLEGRKSLFSGGINTAESANVINNSTLSLTSLNRRQFNASIYGSTSALSDSRLLNTFSPFYKGKTTYGGAAAYKKYNSGAGSNRICNIIPTVIRPTSSLSTLSSSNNSLIANTGGSNALSGLNSNGLENPSAISSTAKRILDLINDFATPLSEAKKMANTSVKANLQILPQAKTRLNETDLQASRAMRLSQVRTPYSRPAVTLQPTIKNTTIPPPVKELQVPSMSQLLQMKKMQSTTERSRQITMQSNDSASRAIVRSGEYKLPIANKNNSIDKETSQVLQQQQQHTNKIKSKVRASGRVTASKNAANFEADETPPAVNLPNIAFPLMQSVPKFDIALPKAQTAMPLDSTKSDLKNPNTLPKSKMAIESSPAEASRNINTAPFKFSAASDKIDPAKRTNHITESKSFIKDGNSYTTGIKMNFKFSAPLTFECFDSQVSPKQNLNTVIKKYTFSPPSAVNFENNEQGKLQSEVQSGETVVSQLKSGSVLDALKKPFVLPSTTKEIISSSRSDGNETTSGFGDQFKKASNNKWECNTCLIRNESDIDKCVACETFRTKGTMFTPTLTAVSKAPLTDSSLTLSAQFKKPLDEWECDVCMIRNKKQSDKCVACETVRKGVAESTNLNSSKWQSNSFGEAFKPKANSWECPTCLINNKSDCSECIACQTKKPGSGSEDNSKTCSTTNTINTTYKFGFSNVDSKSPGQSTGQPDSGFKSLAVSQMSAKWECDACMTRNDAARNKCVCCEQAKPGTTTSDFPDNGPKFTFGSAASSKFTFGFGASVNGTTSDSGAVLTSVAGSNQKTEEGNIKSSALGNTQATSQASSLGSDFIFGIKPTPVTSEKDVSSKNTENKDVADNGNNSKKPITESNINDFKFGGSTATENNDINTKPNFQFGVPATTATSTVTSSPAVKFSFAAPVTTSVSAIGGESEKQSNSNASLSGKPATGGFSFGNSITPATSQSISGFSFGTGSTTTTITKCNTTTTTTFTFGASTSTTQTGQSSATTTTSMSTATVKPMFSFGSNTTSTTPATKSPAPSSITSTSTTTTTLSAFSKPTVGFSFGSGASGSATVSTAAKAIFGNFSSPTTVSGDSVAITSAPSTAHSTLSNVSKNVFGTFGESSLSAKTTTTSATPTPSSTAASSANPFGSISQNVASTISSESKPIASATMIFGSAGSGNSNNKPTAGAIQAPIAPFVFGSSTSNAITQGTSSNTTTSGNIVAPATGWPKSGFAFGASSINSGSQNANETSKPVFGSFAPAAASSTTGTSGSMFGNLASSGTAAGANPTFGSAAANGSTVSPSIMFGANSSNPTSTTHTTQNLFGNVSAAPPSAFGAPPTFGNTGNNTSNSTPTFGTASSATFGSFGSTASNASGDGASAAKKSEPAFNFVGNSSQIVSSSGFSFGMQNAASAPVKPAFNFTASSTPAFNFTGSSSDATPNAPFQFNAGTAPASSNIFAPAPSATSAPGAMQARRKIRQPARRLPPR
- the Nup153 gene encoding nuclear pore complex protein Nup153 isoform X3, with the translated sequence MSAEYEGSRSATQRKGIMQKAKKNDSSNNDDDTLEDLAGSANNSIIGKVKSRVSSIIPSSFSKWFSPSSRNNDSLNGSINIGTARRRRRLEIEDDEEYDDDDDRDTNENDSLSRRDYKENLGHTDKVNKDSDEDDTDNNSEEDFPKARTLRSAKSEFVNEPPSKRSRISFDVSSVHHQPLIASTPAVGNNYRTIISHSIDNVLSKPTPSYVTSNFIEANVNSNVNTQQTASSSFSTTYIPEVKPQDALTNRMNINEKQLDNVTGISSRRTLHLPSTSLAAKERDMSMEFSNFKRQSLCGTLDSKKLGSDIPSANTSTTITEIETFNRDKQPLTYSDRKERRNLNGNTSTVVSSKKQKLNGLEIPEESNADAESSSESGEDCIGNNSELPNITNLGQRKTGLFNMSNINSQNGTKSRTSSFGNGINFYSHLEGRKSLFSGGINTAESANVINNSTLSLTSLNRRQFNASIYGSTSALSDSRLLNTFSPFYKGKTTYGGAAAYKKYNSGAGSNRICNIIPTVIRPTSSLSTLSSSNNSLIANTGGSNALSGLNSNGLENPSAISSTAKRILDLINDFATPLSEAKKMANTSVKANLQILPQAKTRLNETDLQASRAMRLSQVRTPYSRPAVTLQPTIKNTTIPPPVKELQVPSMSQLLQMKKMQSTTERSRQITMQSNDSASRAIVRSGEYKLPIANKNNSIDKETSQVLQQQQQHTNKIKSKVRASGRVTASKNAANFEADETPPAVNLPNIAFPLMQSVPKFDIALPKAQTAMPLDSTKSDLKNPNTLPKSKMAIESSPAEASRNINTAPFKFSAASDKIDPAKRTNHITESKSFIKDGNSYTTGIKMNFKFSAPLTFECFDSQVSPKQNLNTVIKKYTFSPPSAVNFENNEQGKLQSEVQSGETVVSQLKSGSVLDALKKPFVLPSTTKEIISSSRSDGNETTSGFGDQFKKASNNKWECNTCLIRNESDIDKCVACETFRTKGTMFTPTLTAVSKAPLTDSSLTLSAQFKKPLDEWECDVCMIRNKKQSDKCVACETVRKGVAESTNLNSSKWQSNSFGEAFKPKANSWECPTCLINNKSDCSECIACQTKKPGSGSEDNSKTCSTTNTINTTYKFGFSNVDSKSPGQSTGQPDSGFKSLAVSQMSAKWECDACMTRNDAARNKCVCCEQAKPGTTTSDFPDNGPKFTFGSAASSKFTFGFGASVNGTTSDSGAVLTSVAGSNQKTEEGNIKSSALGNTQATSQASSLGSDFIFGIKPTPVTSEKDVSSKNTENKDVADNGNNSKKPITESNINDFKFGGSTATENNDINTKPNFQFGVPATTATSTVTSSPAVKFSFAAPVTTSVSAIGGESEKQSNSNASLSGKPATGGFSFGNSITPATSQSISGFSFGTGSTTTTITKCNTTTTTTFTFGASTSTTQTGQSSATTTTSMSTATVKPMFSFGSNTTSTTPATKSPAPSSITSTSTTTTTLSAFSKPTVGFSFGSGASGSATVSTAAKAIFGNFSSPTTVSGDSVAITSAPSTAHSTLSNVSKNVFGTFGESSLSAKTTTTSATPTPSSTAASSANPFGSISQNVASTISSESKPIASATMIFGSAGSGNSNNKPTAGAIQAPIAPFVFGSSTSNAITQGTSSNTTTSGNIVAPATGWPKSGFAFGASSINSGSQNANETSKPVFGSFAPAAASSTTGTSGSMFGNLASSGTAAGANPTFGSAAANGSTVSPSIMFGANSSNPTSTTHTTQNLFGNVSAAPPSAFGAPPTFGNTGNNTSNSTPTFGTASSATFGSFGSTASNASGDGASAAKKSEPAFNFVGNSSQIVSSSGFSFGMQNAASAPVKPAFNFTASSTPAFNFTGSSSDAAKPFQFGATPPAPVFNFNSGSVEATPNAPFQFNAGTAPASSNIFAPAPSATSAPGAMQARRKIRQPARRLPPR